From the genome of Phycicoccus duodecadis:
ACCGTGCGCCAGGACGTCGCCGAGCAGGGCCGGGAGGCCTCCCGCCTGCTGCTGCGGGCGCTCAGCGACCCGGCCGACACGAGCGGGCCCTCCGACCTGGTCATGCCCACGGTGCTCGTGGTGCGCGACTCGACCGGCCCGGCCCCCGCCTGACGGGCACCGGCGCCGTCAGCCCGCGGCGCCGCCCCCCAGCCCCGGGGGCTCGTCGCGCTCGTCGGGCGTGCGCCGGGAGGTCCCCGTGCCGTGGACCGCGCGGTCGACCAGCCAGGTGAGCGCCCACAGCGCCACACCGACCACCAGCAGCCAGCCGGCGATCCGGTACTGGATGCCGTCGCGCCCGGTCCAGGGTCCGACGAAGAACGCACAGAGCAGGGCGCCGACGGCGGGCAGGACGCCCGGCGAGGTGAAGTGGTCGCGGTCGATGCGGTCGCGCCGCAGCACCAGGACGCAGACGTTGACGAGGGTGAACACCCCGAGCAGGAGCAGCGCGGTGGTGCCGCCCAGAGCCGAGATGACCTCACCGCCGGCGTTCTCGCTGACGACCACGATGAGGCCGGCGGCGAGGGCGGTCGTGAAGAGGATGGCGGCCCAGGGCGTCCGCCGGCCGCGGTGGACCGTGCCCAGGAACGACGGCAGCACCCCCTGGCGGGCCATGCCGTACAGCAGGCGGCTGGCCATCAGCATGTTGATCAGCGCCGAGTTGGCGACCGCGAACATCGAGATGAACGGCAGCAGGGTGGAGATCGGCACGCCGGGCGCCGCCGTCTCGACGACGGTGACCAGCGGGGTGTCGCCCCGGGCGAGCTCGCCGACCGGCACGATGGCGACCGCGAAGAGCGCGACCAGCACGTAGATGCCGCCGGTGATGGCCAGGCCGCTGAGCATCATCGTGGGGAAGATGCGCACCGGGTCCTTGGTCTCCTCGGCCATGTTGACCGAGTCCTCGAAGCCGATCATCGCGAAGAAGGCCAGCGAGGTGGCGGCCGTGACCGCGAGGAAGGCGTTCTTGTCGCCGGGGCTGTCGAAGACGATGGTCCGGCTGAAGTCGGTGCGCCCGGCGAACAGGGCGTAGAAGCCGACCAGGATGACGAGCAGCAGGCCCGACAGCTCGACGCCGGTGAGGACGATGTTGGCCTTGACCGACTCCCCCACCCCACGGATGTTGACCACCGCCACCAGGGCCATGAACCCCAGCGCGATGCACAGCCCGAGGGTGGGGTCAGTGCTGTCGAGGCCGAAGCCGGTGGCGACGTTCGAGGCGAAGGCCCGCGAGGCGGTCGAGGCGCTGGTGATGCCCGAGCACATCACGGTGAAGGCCACGATGAAGGTGACGAAGTGCAGGCCGAACGCCTTGTGGGCGTACAGCGCGGCGCCGGCGGCCTCCGGGTACTTGGTGACGAGCTCGAGGTAGGAGAAGGCCGTGATGGTGGCGATGACGAAGGCCACCAGGAACGGCACCCACGCGGCGCCGCCGACCTGGGCGGCGACCTCGCCGGTGAGGGCGTAGACGCCGGTGCCGAGGATGTCGCCGACGATGAAGAGGAGCAGGAGCCTCGGCCCCATCACCCGCTTCAGGTCGGTGGGGACCTCGCCCGCGACCGGCACCTCGCCCTGCCCGGCGGTGGTGCCCATCGCGGCCTTCCCTTCCGGGGCGCGCTGGGCCCGGGACGTCGTCGGTCCCACTGTGTCCGACACACCGCACGAGGGCAACCACGGGACGCCCCGACGGGGACGCTCAGGCGTCGATGCGCTCCTTGTCGAGGGCGTCGGCGCTGTCGATGATGAAGTCCTTGCGGGGGCCGACGTCGCCGCCCATGAGCAGCTCGAAGACGGTGGCCGCCGACTCGATGTCGCGCAGCGTCACCTTGCGCAGGGTGCGGTGGCGCGGGTCCATGGTGGTCTCGGCCAGCTGGTCGGCGTCCATCTCGCCGAGGCCCTTGTAGCGCTGCAGCGGCTTGGTCTTGCGTCCGCGCTTGGCCAGGCTCGCCATCAGGCGGCGCATCTCGCCCTCGGAGTAGGTGTAGATCACCTCGTTGGCCTTGGACCCGGGGTTCATCACCTCGACCCGGTGCAGTGGCGGCACGGCGGCGTAGACCCGCCCGGCCTCGACCAGGGGCCGCATGTAGCGGAAGAACAGGGTGAGCAGCAGGGTGCGGATGTGGGCGCCGTCGACGTCGGCGTCGGTCATGATGATGACCTTGCCGTAGCGAGCCGACTCGAGGTCGAAGGTCCGCCCGGAGCCGGCCCCGATGACCTGGATGATCGCGGCGCACTCGGCGTTGCCGAGCATGTCGGTGACCGAGGCCTTCTGGACGTTGAGGATCTTGCCGCGGATGGGCAGCAGGGCCTGGTGGTCGCTGCTGCGGGCCAGCTTGGCGGTGCCGAGCGCACTGTCGCCCTCGACGATGAACAGCTCGGTGTGCGCGGGGTCGCTGCTGCGGCAGTCGGCGAGCTTGGCCGGCAGGGTCGAGGACTCGAGCGCGGTCTTGCGGCGCTGGGTCTCCTTGTGCAGCCGCGCGCTGATGCGCGACTTCATCTCGGCCACGACCTTCTCGAGGACCGCGGCCGCCTGCTGCTTGTAGGGGCGCTTGGTGGAGGTGAGCAGGCTCGTGAGCTCGGTCTCGACGACCTTGGCGACGATCTGGCGCACCGCCGCCGTGCCGAGCACCTCCTTGGTCTGGCCCTCGAACTGCGGCTCGGCGAGACGGACCGTGACCACGGCGGTGAGCCCGGCCAGCGCGTCGTCCTTCTCGGGCTTGTCGCTGCCGGCCTTGAGGGTGCGCCCCTTGGCCGCGATCTGGGAGCGCAGCGTCTTGAGCAGCGCCTGCTCGAACCCGGCCAGGTGGGTACCGCCCTTGGGGGTGGCGATGATGTTGGTGAACGAGCGCACGGTGGTGTCGTAGCCGGTGCCCCAGCGCACCGCGATGTCGACCCCGCACTCGCGCTCGACCGCCGTGGAGGTCATGTGGCCCTGCGCGTCCAGGACGGGGACGGTCTCGGTGAAGGTACCGCTGCCCTGGAGCCGCCAGACGTCGGTGACGGCGGCGTCGGTGGCGAGGAACTCGCAGAACTCCGAGATGCCGCCGTCGTGGACGAAGACCTCCTCGGTGGGTTCGGCGCCCCGCTCGTCGCGCACGACGATGGTCAGGCCCGGCACCAGGAACGAGGTCTGCCGGGCCCGCGCCAGCAGCCCCTCGAGGTCGAAGCCGGCGTCGGCCAGGAAGATCTGCCGGTCGGCCCAGTAGCGCACGCGGGTGCCGGTGACCCCGCGCCCGGTCTTGCCCACGACCTCGAGGGCGCTGGTCTTCACGTACGGGGTGAACGGGTGCTCGGGGTCCTTGCGCCCGGCCGCGCCCGCGACGTCGGAGAAGCTCCCCGGCTCGCCGCGGCGGAAGCTCATGGCGTAGGTCTTGCCGCCCCGGTCGACCTCGACGTCGAGGCGGGAGGACAGGGCGTTGACCACCGACGCGCCGACGCCGTGCAGGCCGCCGGAGGCGGTGTAGGAACCGCCGCCGAACTTGCCGCCCGCGTGCAGGCGCGTGTAGACGAGCTCGACGCCGGTGAGCCCGGTGCGCGGCTCGATGTCGACCGGGACGCCGCGACCGTTGTCGCGGACCTCGACCGAGCCGTCGGCGAACAGGACCACGTCGACGCGGTCGCAGTGCCCGCCCAGGGCCTCGTCGACCGCGTTGTCGATGATCTCCCAGAGGCAGTGCATGAGGCCGCGGGAGTCGGTGGAGCCGATGTACATGCCGGGCCGCTTACGGACGGCCTCCAGCCCCTCGAGCACCTGCAGGTGGTGGGCGGTGTACTCGGAGGCGGACTTGCTGGTGGCGGTCTTCTTCGCGGCGGGGCTCGGCACGTTCTGCAGGGTAACCGGCGCCTCCGACGGGCCCGGACAGGCGCACCGCGCACCCCTCGGTCGGGGCGTTCGCCGTCGGCGGAAAGGTCACGATCTCGACACCGGACGGCCCGTTGGTGGCCCCCTGCGACCGGGAAGCAATCGGCGTGCTTGACTGTTGGACAGGGCGCCGATCCGAACGGGTCGGCACACGGAACCACCAGCAGCACCCCCCGAGCGAGCCGAGGAGGCCGACGTGACCGCAGCACTTGCACCCGCCCTTTCCACTGCGGACCGCTGCGACCGCTGCGGCGCCCAGGCATACGTCCGGGCGCGGCTGCACGCAGGCGGCGAGCTGCTCTTCTGTGCCCACCACGGGCGTGAGCACGTCCCCGCCCTGGCCGACAAGGCCGAGATCCTCGACGAGAGCGACCGGCTCACCGAGCCGGCCGGGCCCACCGCCCTCGACCACTGAGGGTGGACGCCCTCGCGGGCGACGTCTGGATCGTCCTGCCGCCGCTGCTCATCGTGGTGGGGCTGGTCGGCATCGTCATCCCCGTCCTGCCAGGCCTGGTCCTGGTGGTGGCGGGGATGTTCGTGTGGGCCCTCACCGAGAACAGCCCGGCGGGCTGGGTCCTGCTGGGCCTGAGCGTCCTGGTGGCAGCCGCCGGCTTCGTCCTGCAGTACCTGGTCCCCGGCCGGCGGATGAAGCAGCAGGGCGTGCGGACCTCGACCCTGCTGCCGGCCCTCGCGCTGGCCGTGGTCGGGTTCTTCGTGATCCCGGTGGTCGGCGCCGTGGTGGGCTTCGTCCTCGGCATCTGGCTGGTCGAGACCGGTCGCGGCTCGTCGCGCCGCGAGGCCTGGGGGCGTACCCAGCACGCGGTGGTGGCGATCCTGCAGGGGTGGGGCATCGAGCTCGCGGCCGCCCTGGTGGTGGCCGGTCTCTACGTGGTGGGGCTGCTCGTCACCTGAGCGACGGGCGGCAGTGGCGCCCCGCGGGGCGGTGGGTCACCACTTGTTCTCGCGACGCTCCCAGCGCTCGTCGAGGCGGTCGATGATGGAGCCGCCCTTCTTGCTCCTGCGGGCCTTGCCCCCCTTGTGGGGGTCGATGGCGCCACCGTCACGGACCACGCCGAAGGCGGCCTTGCGCGGGGGGGTGACGGCGTAGACGGCCGCGGCGACCATGAGGGCGAAGCCGACGGCCCCGACCCACATCGTGGTGTTGACGCCGACCAGGACCAGACCCATGCCCGCGAGCACACCCACGGCACCGAGGACCCACCGGCGCCGCTGGAGCGAGGCCAGCCCGCTGCCCTGCATCTGCGAGGCGAACTTCGGGTCCTCGGCGGCAAGCGCCTGCTCCAGCTGGTCGAGCATCTTCTGCTCGTGGTCTGAGAGGGGCACGGAACCTCCCGTGGTCGGCCCGGGGCGTCCGGCGGACGCCCCCAAGTAGCTCCTGAACCCTCAGGATAAATCGCCAGGTCGCCGTACGGAAGCCGATGTGCGAGGTTCGATCAGACTGGCCGGCCGGACGACCTCCGCACCGAAGCGGGCGCGGGCCCGGTCGACGGCCCGGTCGGCGTCGCGCCAGCCGTGCTCGGGCTCGCCGATGACCCCCTGGACCGGCGCCCGGGTGACGTCGAGCAGACCCGTCATCCGCACGCCGACCAGGCGGATCCGGGCCCGCTGGAGACCCAGGGCGTCGAAAAGCCCGCACGCGGCCTCGTGGATCGCGCGGCCGCTGTCGGTGTGCTCGCGCAGGGTGCGGGCCCGGGTGATGGTCGTGAAGTCGCTGAACCTCACCTTGAGGGTGACGGTGCGGCCGGTGGTGCCGGCGGCACGCATCCGGGCCGCGGTGCGCTCGCTGAGGGCCAGCAGGTGCCGCCGGATGAGGACCGCGTCGTCGAGGTCGCTGTCGAAGGTCCGGTCGCTGCCGACGCTCTTCTCACGCTGCTCGCGCTCGACGGGGCGGTGGTCTCGGCCCCAGGCGAGCTCGTGGAGGTGGTGGCCGGTGGCCTCGCCGAGCCCGCGCACGAGGGTCGTGAGCGGGGTGTGGGCGATGTCGGCCACGGTGCGCAGCCCGAGCCGCAGCAGGGCCTCCTCGGTGCGCTCCCCCACGCCCCACAGCGCCGCCACCGGCAGCTGCTGGACGAACGGGACGACCTCGTCGCGGGGCACGACGACCATGCCGTCGGGCTTGGCGAGGGCCGAGGCGAGCTTGGCGACGAACTTGCTGGGGCCGACCCCGACCGAGCACGAGATGCCCTGCTCGTCGTGCACGGTGTCGCGCAGGTGCTGCCCGATCGCGGCCGGGCCCCCGAGGAGGCGGACCGCCCCGGAGACGTCGAGGAAGGCCTCGTCGAGCGAGAGCGGCTCGACGACAGGGGTGATCGACCGGAAGGTCTCCATGACCCCGGCCGAGATGGTGGCGTACAGGTCGTGGTCGGGTGGGAGCACGGTGGCCTGGGGGCAGAGCCGGCGGGCGCGCGACATCGGCATGGCCGAGGCGACCCCGAAGCGGCGCGCCTCGTAGGTGGCCGACAGCACCACGCCGCGGTTGCCGCCGCCGATGATGACCGGGGTGCCGACGAGCTCGGGGTGCGCCAGCAGCGACGCGGACGCGTAGAAGGCGTCCATGTCGACGTGCAGCACCGTGCACCCGGTGTCGTCGAGCGGGGTGGTGGCGACCCGCTCGGGCAGCGTGAACTGCCGGCGGCTCACCGGGAGGACCCCCGGCGCTCAGCCCCGGGTGGCGAGGACGTGCAGGGCGCTGCCGAGGCGGCCGAGCAGCGGGTGGTCGTCGGCGGCCGCGGCGGCCTCCTCGAGGGCCAGCAGCGCCCCCCGGTCGGCCTCGGAGTCGAGCAGCGCCGAGGGCACGAGGTCGGCGAAGACCCGCACGCCCTGGACGTGGACCGGCGTGAGCCCCTGGGCCGCCAGGAGCGCCAGCACGGCGGGCTCGTCGAAGCGTCGGGGCGTGGGGTCGTCGTCGCCCCAGCGGCCGTCGGGGCGCTCGAGGACGGCCCGCGCGCGGTCGAGCCGGCCCGCGAGGGCGTTGGTGAGCACCGCGTGCAGCCGCTGGGCGACGACCAGCGAGAAGGTGCCACCGGGGGCGAGCAGGGCGGCCACGGCGCGGACGGCGGCCTCGGGGTCGTCGACGACCTCGAGGGTGCCGTGCAGGCAGACCAGGTCGAAGGCCGGCGCGGGGGCGCCGAGCAGGTCGTGGACGGTGTCGGCGTCGCCCTGGAGCGCGCGGACCTCGACCCCGCGCTCGGCGGCCCGGCGGCGCAGCGAGAAGAGCGCGTCGGGGCTGGGGTCGACGACGGTGAGGTCGTGGCCGGCCACGGCCAGGGGGACCGCGGTGCCACCGGTGCCACCCCCGAGGTCGAGGACGCGCAGCGGGCGGCCCAGCGCGGCCTGCTGCTGCGCGGCGTGGGCGTCGAGGACCCGCTGGACGGCCGTGGTCCGGGGGCTCGCCGCGGCGGGCGGCCGGTCGCGGTGCTCGGCCACGGTGGGTCTCCTCGGCGGCGCGGTGGGGCGGGGGCGGTGACCACCCTAGTGTCCCGAGCTGCCGGGGCTGGCGTGCCACAGCTTGCGCGACGGCAGGGCCGGGGTGGAGGCCGCCGCGGGCACGACCTGCCCGGGAGGCGTCCCCGGGACCGGACGCGCCATGCCGCCGGGGTGGTCAAGGACCGGCACCCCGCGGCCGGCCCGTGGGTCGGCGCCGGCGGGCTTGATGTCGGCGTAGGGCGACTGGCGGAACCCGGAGGCGTGCACCAGGACCCGCCGGCCGGTGCGGGCGTCGGCGTCGCGCGCGGCGTGCTCGGCGGCCTCGGCCCGGGCCACCGCGTCGGCCTCGCCCGCGGCGATCGCGGCCCGTACGGCGGTGAGGCCGCCGAGCTGCCAGGCGTCCCACAGGGCGGCGAGCTCCCAGGCGCCGGTGGCGCGGATCGAGACCCCGCGGTCGCCGGTGCGGCGCAGGACGCCGCGCACCAGGAGCATCCAGCTGTGGAAGACCACCCCGGCGTAGGGGCCCTGGACGTCTTCGAAGAAGGTGCAGTCGGAGGGCCCGGTGCCGTCGTCGAGGGTGAGGAAGACGACCCGCCGCCCGGAGCGCACCGGTGGGGTCTGGGTGGCGACCTTGACCCCCGAGACCCACACCTCGCTGCGGCTGCGGGACCCGACCAGGTCGCGGCTGCGGGTGACCCCGAGGGCGGCGAGCAGCGGCTCGTAGAAGGCGATGACGTGGGCCGAGACGTCGAGGCCGAGGACGTCGAGCTCGGCGCGGACCCGCTCGGGCCCGGTCATCTCGGGCAGCCCGGTGCCGGCGACCAGGCGCGGCCGGTCGCCGAGGTCGAGGGTGAGCTGGGTGGGCTGCTCGGCGGCCGGGACGACCTCGCGGGCCGCCTGCGACTGGGCGGCGGCCCGGAGCCGGACGTCGGGGCCGGCCTCCTGCATCTCGCGGGCGGCCGAGGCCGGGATCTCGAGCCGGTGGCCGTCGACGGTGCCGGGGCGTGGCGGCCGCGCCGACCGGGTGGGCCGGCCGGACCTTCCGCGGCCGCCCGCCCCGCGCTCCCACCGC
Proteins encoded in this window:
- a CDS encoding APC family permease, with amino-acid sequence MGTTAGQGEVPVAGEVPTDLKRVMGPRLLLLFIVGDILGTGVYALTGEVAAQVGGAAWVPFLVAFVIATITAFSYLELVTKYPEAAGAALYAHKAFGLHFVTFIVAFTVMCSGITSASTASRAFASNVATGFGLDSTDPTLGLCIALGFMALVAVVNIRGVGESVKANIVLTGVELSGLLLVILVGFYALFAGRTDFSRTIVFDSPGDKNAFLAVTAATSLAFFAMIGFEDSVNMAEETKDPVRIFPTMMLSGLAITGGIYVLVALFAVAIVPVGELARGDTPLVTVVETAAPGVPISTLLPFISMFAVANSALINMLMASRLLYGMARQGVLPSFLGTVHRGRRTPWAAILFTTALAAGLIVVVSENAGGEVISALGGTTALLLLGVFTLVNVCVLVLRRDRIDRDHFTSPGVLPAVGALLCAFFVGPWTGRDGIQYRIAGWLLVVGVALWALTWLVDRAVHGTGTSRRTPDERDEPPGLGGGAAG
- a CDS encoding DNA gyrase/topoisomerase IV subunit B encodes the protein MPSPAAKKTATSKSASEYTAHHLQVLEGLEAVRKRPGMYIGSTDSRGLMHCLWEIIDNAVDEALGGHCDRVDVVLFADGSVEVRDNGRGVPVDIEPRTGLTGVELVYTRLHAGGKFGGGSYTASGGLHGVGASVVNALSSRLDVEVDRGGKTYAMSFRRGEPGSFSDVAGAAGRKDPEHPFTPYVKTSALEVVGKTGRGVTGTRVRYWADRQIFLADAGFDLEGLLARARQTSFLVPGLTIVVRDERGAEPTEEVFVHDGGISEFCEFLATDAAVTDVWRLQGSGTFTETVPVLDAQGHMTSTAVERECGVDIAVRWGTGYDTTVRSFTNIIATPKGGTHLAGFEQALLKTLRSQIAAKGRTLKAGSDKPEKDDALAGLTAVVTVRLAEPQFEGQTKEVLGTAAVRQIVAKVVETELTSLLTSTKRPYKQQAAAVLEKVVAEMKSRISARLHKETQRRKTALESSTLPAKLADCRSSDPAHTELFIVEGDSALGTAKLARSSDHQALLPIRGKILNVQKASVTDMLGNAECAAIIQVIGAGSGRTFDLESARYGKVIIMTDADVDGAHIRTLLLTLFFRYMRPLVEAGRVYAAVPPLHRVEVMNPGSKANEVIYTYSEGEMRRLMASLAKRGRKTKPLQRYKGLGEMDADQLAETTMDPRHRTLRKVTLRDIESAATVFELLMGGDVGPRKDFIIDSADALDKERIDA
- a CDS encoding DUF7455 domain-containing protein, translated to MTAALAPALSTADRCDRCGAQAYVRARLHAGGELLFCAHHGREHVPALADKAEILDESDRLTEPAGPTALDH
- a CDS encoding DUF456 domain-containing protein encodes the protein MDALAGDVWIVLPPLLIVVGLVGIVIPVLPGLVLVVAGMFVWALTENSPAGWVLLGLSVLVAAAGFVLQYLVPGRRMKQQGVRTSTLLPALALAVVGFFVIPVVGAVVGFVLGIWLVETGRGSSRREAWGRTQHAVVAILQGWGIELAAALVVAGLYVVGLLVT
- a CDS encoding DUF3040 domain-containing protein, with amino-acid sequence MPLSDHEQKMLDQLEQALAAEDPKFASQMQGSGLASLQRRRWVLGAVGVLAGMGLVLVGVNTTMWVGAVGFALMVAAAVYAVTPPRKAAFGVVRDGGAIDPHKGGKARRSKKGGSIIDRLDERWERRENKW
- the dinB gene encoding DNA polymerase IV codes for the protein MSRRQFTLPERVATTPLDDTGCTVLHVDMDAFYASASLLAHPELVGTPVIIGGGNRGVVLSATYEARRFGVASAMPMSRARRLCPQATVLPPDHDLYATISAGVMETFRSITPVVEPLSLDEAFLDVSGAVRLLGGPAAIGQHLRDTVHDEQGISCSVGVGPSKFVAKLASALAKPDGMVVVPRDEVVPFVQQLPVAALWGVGERTEEALLRLGLRTVADIAHTPLTTLVRGLGEATGHHLHELAWGRDHRPVEREQREKSVGSDRTFDSDLDDAVLIRRHLLALSERTAARMRAAGTTGRTVTLKVRFSDFTTITRARTLREHTDSGRAIHEAACGLFDALGLQRARIRLVGVRMTGLLDVTRAPVQGVIGEPEHGWRDADRAVDRARARFGAEVVRPASLIEPRTSASVRRPGDLS
- a CDS encoding class I SAM-dependent methyltransferase, with translation MAEHRDRPPAAASPRTTAVQRVLDAHAAQQQAALGRPLRVLDLGGGTGGTAVPLAVAGHDLTVVDPSPDALFSLRRRAAERGVEVRALQGDADTVHDLLGAPAPAFDLVCLHGTLEVVDDPEAAVRAVAALLAPGGTFSLVVAQRLHAVLTNALAGRLDRARAVLERPDGRWGDDDPTPRRFDEPAVLALLAAQGLTPVHVQGVRVFADLVPSALLDSEADRGALLALEEAAAAADDHPLLGRLGSALHVLATRG